One Actinomadura viridis genomic region harbors:
- the cofD gene encoding 2-phospho-L-lactate transferase: MRIVALAGGIGGARFLRGLRRAAPEAEITVVGNTGDDISLFGLRVCPDLDTVMYTLGGGINEEQGWGRATETFTVKEELLAYGVGPSWFGLGDRDFATHIVRTQMLAAGYPLSAVTEALCDRWRPGVRLIPMTDDQVETHVVIDDPERGRRAVHFQEWWVRLRASVPAVSIAAVGADDAKPAPGVLEAIEAADAVLLPPSNPVVSVGTILSVPGIREAVAARTVVGVSPIIGGAPVRGMADACLTAIGVETSARAVAEHYGAGLLDGWLVDEADADVAAEGVEGIEVRARPLLMSDAEATAAIAGAALGLAEELAGGRS, from the coding sequence ATGAGGATCGTGGCGCTGGCGGGCGGCATCGGCGGGGCCCGCTTCCTGCGCGGCCTCCGGCGGGCCGCGCCCGAGGCCGAGATCACCGTCGTCGGCAACACCGGGGACGACATCTCCCTGTTCGGCCTGCGCGTCTGCCCGGACCTGGACACGGTGATGTACACCCTCGGCGGCGGGATCAACGAGGAGCAGGGCTGGGGCCGCGCCACCGAGACGTTCACCGTGAAGGAGGAGCTTCTCGCCTACGGCGTCGGGCCGAGCTGGTTCGGGCTGGGCGACCGCGACTTCGCCACCCACATCGTGCGCACCCAGATGCTGGCGGCGGGCTACCCGCTGTCGGCCGTCACCGAGGCGCTGTGCGACCGCTGGCGGCCGGGGGTGCGGCTGATCCCGATGACCGACGACCAGGTCGAGACGCACGTGGTGATCGACGATCCGGAACGCGGCCGGCGCGCGGTCCACTTCCAGGAGTGGTGGGTGCGGCTGCGCGCCTCGGTCCCGGCCGTGTCGATCGCGGCGGTCGGCGCGGACGACGCCAAGCCCGCGCCGGGGGTGCTGGAGGCGATCGAGGCGGCGGACGCGGTGCTGCTCCCGCCGTCCAACCCGGTGGTGAGCGTCGGCACGATCCTGTCGGTGCCCGGCATCCGGGAGGCGGTGGCGGCCAGGACGGTCGTGGGCGTCTCCCCGATCATCGGGGGCGCGCCCGTGCGGGGCATGGCCGACGCCTGCCTCACCGCGATCGGGGTGGAGACGAGCGCGCGGGCGGTGGCCGAGCACTACGGGGCCGGGCTGCTGGACGGCTGGCTGGTGGACGAGGCCGACGCGGACGTCGCGGCCGAAGGCGTCGAGGGCATCGAGGTACGGGCCCGGCCGCTGCTGATGAGCGACGCCGAGGCCACCGCCGCGATCGCCGGCGCCGCCCTCGGCCTGGCCGAAGAGCTGGCGGGAGGACGTTCGTGA
- a CDS encoding WhiB family transcriptional regulator: MSEVVIPLAHGTDGEELGWQERALCAQTDPEAFFPEKGGSTREAKKVCRACEVRAECLEYALQHDERFGIWGGLSERERRKLKRQAV, from the coding sequence GTGAGCGAGGTCGTCATCCCGCTGGCGCACGGCACAGACGGTGAAGAGTTGGGCTGGCAGGAGCGCGCACTGTGCGCGCAGACGGACCCGGAGGCATTCTTTCCGGAGAAGGGCGGCTCCACTCGCGAGGCCAAGAAGGTGTGCCGGGCATGCGAGGTACGGGCGGAGTGCTTGGAGTACGCGCTGCAGCACGATGAACGGTTCGGCATCTGGGGCGGTCTCTCCGAACGGGAGCGCCGCAAGCTGAAGCGCCAGGCCGTCTGA
- a CDS encoding glycosyltransferase family 2 protein, giving the protein MSPTLDRHVVTAVLVAHDGARWLPETLKALLTQTRPVQRLVTVDTGSRDRGSAVLAEVVGAGNVLTLPRTTGYGEAVAEALRHPAASLPVPVPDPSPGASSGAAAGAAFGALPAAGPGEGPGGARVEWIWLLHDDSAPAHDALAQLLRVADADPDAAVLGPKLRDWDDRRVLCEVGVALDGAARRETGLDRREFDQGQHDGLRDVMAVSSAGMLVRRDVWDRLGGFDVEFGLFREDADLCWRVRAAGHRVLAVTDAVVHHAEASWRGRREIGMTAESRRRLDRRNGLYTLLANLPFAAMLRSLARNVWTTLTRALFLLAVKRPDAARDELAALGDVLRRPGRMRRARAARADGRRRVHRSMRRFQPRRVALRRLVETLAGRTTARGGRRHDAEDEPARPEGPGLTRRLLARPGVLLLLVLTAVAVAAERSLITAAGRLGGGALVPAWGGASDLWAQYLSGWHPVGLGSGAGSPPYVGMLALLSTPLLGKPWLAVSILLLGSVPLAGLTAYLAARVLVVPSPRTGRRARAHGPRIPVWAVRVWFAAVYALLPAATGAIAGGRLGTAVVIVLLPPMAVQVARMFGLPRRAAKRDARRSGPPDPRRAGRAAWTVALLLTVAMAFVPLTWLLAALAGALLWALFGGPGGRLAAGRGRRNLVIALAVPPLLLLPWTLGLLRHPSRFLLEAGLHVPATPAAQAQDLLALDPGGPGTPARWTFYGLLLVAVCALPLRSRRTLVLTGWLLAIFGLLVAIVVSMATVTEGADRAAVWPGPALVFAGAGVLLAATAAVQRAVDVLAGRHLTYRAAGALVVLAALTAPPLAAFGWIAGGAGGPLGRTDPDAVPAFVHGRAGERTLVMSREQAGQVRYTVLRGTRPMLGESETPPGEDARRRMDGLVAGLAGGRAGDARALTRMGVQYVLVPRPASDPLTRVLDATPDLSRLSRTKTFGVWRLPAPAGRLMLLDGPAATPLEASGTVGASVRIPPGRTARTLLLAEPADGGWRASLDGREVKARTLDGWAQAYEIPPGGGRFELARGMRLRHVWVAVQGAALLAVVVLALPGARPEALDALAGRAGGRARGRRARAGEGGLARRAAAGAGRRAGALRARVRHEPAAGEGPPDAPDAPGAPGSPAPDPAGSERAVPASEGPAEAAAGERPDGAAARRDAPAKDTTGEAAPADHALAEHGPAEHGPPEHGSAEHATPVGDRAGRGAGTVSEERA; this is encoded by the coding sequence TTGTCGCCCACACTCGATCGCCACGTCGTCACGGCGGTCCTCGTCGCCCATGACGGCGCGCGATGGCTCCCCGAGACGCTGAAGGCGCTGCTGACACAGACGCGGCCGGTGCAACGACTCGTCACCGTGGACACCGGGAGCCGCGACCGGGGCTCCGCCGTGCTCGCCGAGGTGGTCGGCGCCGGCAACGTCCTCACCCTTCCCCGCACCACCGGCTACGGCGAGGCCGTGGCCGAGGCGCTGCGGCACCCGGCGGCGTCCCTGCCGGTCCCCGTCCCCGACCCGTCCCCCGGTGCCTCGTCAGGTGCCGCGGCAGGTGCCGCGTTCGGTGCCCTGCCCGCCGCCGGGCCGGGGGAGGGCCCCGGCGGCGCCCGGGTCGAGTGGATCTGGCTGCTGCACGACGACTCCGCGCCCGCCCACGACGCCCTCGCGCAGCTGCTGCGGGTGGCCGACGCCGATCCCGACGCCGCCGTGCTCGGCCCCAAGCTGCGCGACTGGGACGACCGGCGGGTGCTGTGCGAGGTCGGCGTGGCGCTCGACGGCGCGGCCCGCCGCGAGACCGGCCTGGACCGCCGCGAGTTCGACCAGGGCCAGCATGACGGCCTGCGCGACGTGATGGCGGTGAGCAGCGCCGGGATGCTGGTGCGCCGGGACGTCTGGGACCGGCTGGGCGGGTTCGACGTCGAGTTCGGGCTCTTCCGCGAGGACGCCGACCTCTGCTGGCGGGTCCGGGCCGCCGGGCACCGGGTGCTCGCGGTCACCGACGCCGTGGTCCACCACGCCGAGGCCTCCTGGCGCGGGCGGCGCGAGATCGGCATGACGGCCGAGTCCCGGCGCCGCCTCGACCGCCGCAACGGCCTCTACACGCTCCTGGCCAACCTGCCGTTCGCCGCGATGCTGCGGAGCCTGGCGCGCAACGTCTGGACCACCCTCACCCGCGCGCTGTTCCTCCTCGCGGTCAAGCGCCCGGACGCCGCCCGCGACGAGCTGGCCGCGCTCGGCGACGTGCTGCGCCGTCCGGGCCGGATGCGCCGGGCCCGCGCGGCGCGGGCGGACGGGCGCAGGCGCGTCCACCGCAGCATGCGGCGCTTCCAGCCGCGCCGGGTCGCGCTGCGCAGGCTCGTCGAGACGCTGGCCGGGCGGACGACGGCGCGCGGCGGACGCCGGCACGACGCCGAGGACGAACCGGCCCGCCCCGAGGGCCCCGGCCTCACCCGGCGGCTGCTGGCCCGCCCCGGCGTCCTGCTGCTGCTCGTCCTGACCGCGGTCGCCGTCGCCGCCGAACGCTCCCTGATCACCGCGGCCGGACGGCTCGGCGGCGGCGCGCTGGTGCCCGCCTGGGGCGGGGCGAGCGACCTGTGGGCGCAGTACCTCTCCGGCTGGCACCCGGTCGGCCTCGGCTCCGGCGCCGGGAGCCCGCCGTACGTCGGGATGCTCGCGCTGCTGTCCACCCCGCTGCTGGGCAAGCCGTGGCTGGCGGTGTCGATCCTGCTGCTGGGCAGCGTCCCGCTGGCCGGGCTGACCGCCTACCTCGCCGCCCGGGTGCTGGTGGTGCCGTCGCCGCGGACCGGCCGCCGAGCCCGGGCGCACGGCCCCCGGATCCCCGTGTGGGCGGTGCGGGTGTGGTTCGCCGCCGTCTACGCGCTGCTCCCGGCGGCGACCGGGGCGATCGCCGGCGGCCGGCTGGGCACCGCGGTGGTGATCGTCCTGCTGCCGCCGATGGCCGTCCAGGTGGCCCGGATGTTCGGCCTGCCGCGCCGGGCCGCGAAGCGGGACGCCCGCCGGTCCGGGCCGCCGGACCCGCGGCGCGCCGGGCGCGCGGCCTGGACGGTCGCGCTGCTGCTCACGGTCGCGATGGCGTTCGTCCCGCTGACCTGGCTGCTGGCCGCCCTCGCCGGGGCCCTCCTGTGGGCGCTGTTCGGCGGGCCGGGCGGCCGGCTGGCGGCCGGCCGCGGCCGGCGCAACCTCGTCATCGCGCTGGCCGTCCCGCCGCTGCTGCTCCTGCCCTGGACGCTGGGCCTGCTGCGGCACCCCTCGCGGTTCCTGCTGGAGGCGGGCCTGCACGTGCCCGCCACCCCCGCCGCGCAGGCGCAGGACCTGCTGGCGCTCGACCCCGGCGGGCCCGGCACCCCGGCCCGCTGGACCTTCTACGGGCTGCTGCTGGTCGCGGTCTGCGCGCTGCCGCTGCGCAGCCGCCGCACCCTCGTGCTGACCGGCTGGCTGCTGGCGATCTTCGGGTTGCTGGTGGCGATCGTGGTGAGCATGGCCACCGTGACCGAGGGCGCCGACCGGGCCGCGGTGTGGCCCGGCCCGGCACTGGTCTTCGCCGGCGCCGGGGTGCTGCTGGCCGCGACCGCCGCCGTGCAGCGGGCCGTGGACGTCCTGGCCGGGCGGCACCTGACCTACCGGGCCGCGGGGGCGCTGGTCGTCCTGGCCGCGCTGACCGCGCCGCCGCTGGCCGCGTTCGGCTGGATCGCCGGGGGCGCCGGGGGCCCGCTCGGGCGCACCGACCCCGACGCGGTGCCGGCGTTCGTGCACGGCCGGGCCGGGGAGCGCACGCTGGTCATGAGCCGGGAGCAGGCAGGGCAGGTCCGCTACACCGTGCTGCGCGGCACCCGGCCGATGCTGGGCGAGTCCGAGACGCCCCCCGGCGAGGACGCGCGCCGCCGCATGGACGGCCTGGTCGCCGGGCTCGCCGGAGGGCGCGCCGGGGACGCGCGGGCCCTGACCCGGATGGGCGTGCAGTACGTGCTCGTGCCGCGCCCGGCCAGCGACCCGCTGACTCGCGTCCTGGACGCCACCCCCGACCTCTCGCGGCTCAGCCGTACCAAGACGTTCGGCGTGTGGCGGCTCCCGGCCCCGGCAGGGCGGCTCATGCTGCTGGACGGCCCGGCCGCGACGCCGCTGGAGGCGTCCGGGACGGTCGGCGCGTCGGTTCGCATCCCCCCGGGCCGGACCGCCCGTACCCTGCTGCTCGCCGAGCCCGCCGACGGCGGCTGGCGCGCGTCGCTGGACGGGCGCGAGGTCAAGGCGCGGACGCTGGACGGCTGGGCGCAGGCGTACGAGATCCCGCCGGGCGGCGGCCGGTTCGAGCTGGCGCGCGGAATGCGGCTCCGGCACGTCTGGGTGGCCGTCCAGGGCGCCGCGCTGCTGGCCGTCGTGGTGCTCGCGCTGCCGGGGGCCCGTCCCGAGGCGCTGGACGCCCTGGCAGGGCGGGCCGGCGGCCGGGCGCGCGGACGCCGCGCCCGCGCCGGCGAGGGCGGTCTCGCCCGCCGGGCGGCGGCCGGTGCCGGACGCCGGGCCGGCGCCCTCCGCGCCCGCGTCCGCCACGAGCCCGCCGCCGGCGAGGGCCCGCCCGATGCGCCCGATGCGCCCGGGGCACCCGGCTCGCCGGCTCCCGATCCGGCCGGTTCCGAGCGGGCCGTGCCCGCTTCGGAAGGGCCCGCCGAGGCCGCTGCCGGTGAGCGTCCGGACGGCGCCGCGGCCAGGCGGGACGCACCCGCGAAGGACACGACCGGAGAGGCTGCGCCCGCCGACCACGCACTCGCCGAGCACGGGCCCGCCGAGCACGGGCCCCCCGAGCACGGGTCCGCCGAGCACGCGACGCCGGTGGGCGACCGCGCCGGACGGGGCGCGGGCACGGTGTCCGAGGAGCGCGCGTGA
- a CDS encoding DUF5719 family protein, with product MNLDKIVRLLGMRYATAALVLVAVLALYGAAAMSRPAGQPGAASAGVDDPVTSAVLVCPGREGGRLSLQGASEDFLRATRSGRPPSGGRVDVLRAPGGAAAGSLTTQGGRWTEDLDDAEDSFTVWASGALAAGLEAEQTTHWPEGDDRGLAGVRCARPGTDLWFLGPGPVGAESIQLHLTNVDARPAAVDVTALSGEGPLDTTDGRGTPVPAYGTKVVTIGESAEGLGEIVRTAADLALRVRATGGRVAASLRVRIADGEGIEWLPLSPAPAASLVVPGVPGGEGRRRLLVAVPGQEDASIRLQVITADGAFAPEGQDSLDAPAGTVTTVDLDRALSGKPAAVRLAADRPILAGFAAERGADVAYGTATPALGRGSFGVVADGRFDTSLTLTAPRGAATVRITPVGPQGPGTPKDVPVPADRTVEVRLTAPAGGEKGYGVLVAPRPGSGPVHAARTLSTGKGGRALFTTLPIGPAVTTLRLPPAGESQGVLVP from the coding sequence GTGAACCTGGACAAGATCGTTCGGCTGCTCGGGATGCGTTACGCGACGGCCGCGCTGGTGCTGGTGGCGGTGCTCGCCCTGTACGGGGCGGCGGCGATGTCGCGCCCCGCCGGCCAGCCCGGCGCGGCGAGCGCCGGTGTGGACGATCCCGTCACTTCCGCGGTCCTGGTGTGCCCAGGAAGGGAAGGGGGGCGGCTGAGCCTTCAGGGGGCTTCTGAGGACTTCCTGAGGGCCACCAGGAGCGGGCGGCCCCCCTCGGGCGGCAGGGTCGACGTGCTGCGGGCCCCTGGAGGCGCGGCGGCCGGCTCCCTCACCACCCAGGGCGGCAGGTGGACCGAAGACCTCGACGACGCGGAGGACTCGTTCACCGTGTGGGCCTCCGGCGCGCTCGCGGCCGGGCTGGAGGCGGAACAGACCACCCACTGGCCGGAGGGCGACGACCGCGGCCTGGCCGGGGTGCGGTGCGCGCGCCCGGGGACCGACCTGTGGTTCCTGGGGCCGGGGCCGGTCGGCGCCGAGAGCATCCAGCTGCACCTCACCAACGTGGACGCCCGGCCCGCCGCCGTGGACGTCACGGCGCTCTCCGGGGAGGGGCCGCTCGACACCACCGATGGGCGCGGCACGCCCGTCCCCGCGTACGGCACCAAGGTCGTGACGATCGGGGAGTCCGCCGAGGGGCTCGGCGAGATCGTGCGGACGGCCGCCGACCTCGCGCTGCGGGTGCGCGCCACCGGCGGCCGGGTCGCGGCGTCCCTCCGGGTGCGGATCGCCGACGGCGAGGGCATCGAATGGCTGCCGCTCTCGCCCGCCCCCGCCGCCTCTCTGGTGGTGCCGGGCGTCCCGGGCGGCGAGGGGCGGCGGCGGCTGCTGGTCGCCGTGCCGGGCCAGGAGGACGCGTCGATCAGGCTCCAGGTGATCACGGCGGACGGCGCGTTCGCCCCGGAGGGCCAGGACAGCCTGGACGCCCCCGCCGGGACGGTGACCACGGTCGACCTCGACCGCGCCCTGTCCGGCAAGCCCGCCGCGGTGCGGCTCGCCGCCGACCGCCCGATCCTGGCCGGCTTCGCCGCGGAGCGCGGGGCCGACGTCGCCTACGGCACCGCCACCCCGGCGCTCGGCCGGGGATCGTTCGGCGTGGTGGCCGACGGCCGGTTCGACACCTCGCTGACGCTCACCGCCCCGCGCGGCGCCGCCACCGTCCGGATCACCCCCGTCGGGCCCCAGGGCCCGGGCACGCCCAAGGACGTGCCGGTGCCCGCGGACCGTACGGTCGAGGTGCGGCTCACGGCTCCGGCCGGTGGTGAGAAGGGGTACGGCGTCCTGGTCGCCCCGCGGCCCGGTTCCGGTCCCGTCCACGCCGCCCGGACGCTGTCCACGGGCAAGGGGGGCCGCGCGCTGTTCACCACGCTGCCGATCGGCCCGGCCGTCACCACCCTGCGCCTGCCGCCCGCAGGCGAGTCCCAGGGCGTGCTCGTCCCCTGA